Part of the Arvicanthis niloticus isolate mArvNil1 chromosome 3, mArvNil1.pat.X, whole genome shotgun sequence genome is shown below.
gcttttttgagccaggatcttgctatgtatcccagactgggcTCACACTCACTGTGAAGTCCAGGCAGGCCTTGGACTCCTGGTACTCTTCCTGCCTtgccctcccgagtgctggatcTCTCAGCCTGCACTACCATAACCAAACCCAgttttaagaacaaaataatagGAACCTAAGGTGTTTGTGGTGGACATATCTACAATGCCAGAGAAAGGGAAGCAATAGAATCTAGTTTGAGACTAGTTTGGGCTTCaaaaccagcctaggctacatagcaagagcaTTTGAAAGATGTTCTTAAAGGTGTGGGTTCGGGAAGcagcacatacacaccacaaagtcagggaggggaagggaaagagaggagagagagggcgGGGGTATCAGTGATAGGGAAATGGTGAAACTGTTTCCTAGTACCATCTAGGAAAACTCTTCaggaattaaaatacaaatttgaagCTTTCTtagataaatgaatatatatttaagcaTTTGTGAAATCAGTATGTAAATTATATACAAAAATCTCTATGAAACATCCAGATAATGATGGAGAGCATTGCATCCAATCACTTCACAAAGCTGTCTCTGGCGCCTGGTCTATGGGAGATGACTTTCCTTCCagctcttcccttttccctttacAAATAGTATGAAttctgtgtgtggtgggtgtgttgGGGGTGTGCAGAACCTAGGACATTGGGGCTGAGAACAAACCTTATCCAATGACCCCAAATTTATCTGCTTTTTCCAAGTACACACATCTGCAGAGTCACCACATATATTACAAACCAGCAAAAAAGTACCTCAAAGTCAAAAAAGGTGAGTGTTCCCAGAGAGGCCAAGGGGAAAGTAACAGGGGATCAATAAGGAGAGAGAGCTACTTGCTCACAAAGAAgccaacacacagagaaaccccaagGCATCTTTCCAGATTCTTTTATCCTCTTGGGCAGTGTAGACAGATGAACTGGCTAACCTCTGATAATTTGGCAGGCTCACAGCTAACGTTTTACACTgagcgcgggggggggggggagtgggggggcgCCTTGAATTTTAGATTCCACGGACAGCATGGTTCTTTTCATCCTTGTTACTGTCAAGGTTGAACCCAGAGTCACACACAATCTAGGCAACATTCTGCccctgagctatattcccagagcccgaagaaacactgtctcactaagttgtccaaGCTACCGTTTGAACTTGCTCTATAGCCTGGGGGCAGGTCTAGAACTTTCTATCCTCCCTCCTTAACCTCCTGAGTGGCTAGGATGCTAGGCCAGCAGCTCCAGGGCGAGCAGCAATTCTTTGGTTTTTGTCCCTGTTCCTTGTATATCCCCAGTGATCTGAGCCTCTCTAGGGTGTATGGACAATATATTTACGGAGGTATCTCTCAGCTTCATTACCATCCTATTGTTTGATGTCTAGAAATCTAAGTCGTCCTGGCCAAAGCCATCTACCCTATCCCCAACCTGGGTATGAGCCACGCTTCCAGCTGATTGCtcatcttcccctttcccctgcttTGGAGGCTGTGGGCTGGAGGGGGCTTCTTCTTGCTCAGAAGAACTTTCTGGATACATTATGGGGACTTTCCTCTCTGCATGTAAGATCCTGCTGTTCTTGGCTTTGGTGCGCTTGAGGTCTCTTAGAAAGTCTCCATCTGAGCCCTTCTGAGACACCTGTGAGCAGTTGTCCAGAGACGATGCCCTGGAGGAGCATTCTGTGTAGTGGCTCTGGGGGACTGGCCTTTGATAGTGGTTCGGGAGCCTCCCCTCTTGGTCTAGGCTGGTGTTGTCAGATCCCACCCTTTCCTGGCTCTCTCCTGAGCTTACCCAAGGGCTGTCTTTCTTTACATCTTGACTTTTGCTTTCTAcctccgtctgtctgtctgtagaaGCTTCCTGAATCTCCATAGAGTGGGCACCCTCTCCTGCTGGAGCCTCTGAATTGCCTTCATCTCTAAGACTCTGGTGCAGGGTTTCCTCCTTCCTGATCTCAGTTCCCTCTAGCTGTTGGCTTTCTTGGACAGTGCCAATGCAGATTTTCCCATCTTCCTCAGTGGCTGTGTCCTCTTCTAGTACATGGCAACCAGATCCTTCTGTTTTCAAAATCTCAGTACCCTGCTCTGCTTTCAGCCTctgttccccttccccctcctctccctcagttACCCCAAGCCCTTGTGCCAACCTCAGCCCTTGCTTCTCATCAGCTCCCTGGTCAGTTCTGGGGTCCTCCTGAGACAACATCATCCCTGTCTTCTGAGGGGCCACCTCTATGGCCTCTCTACTACTGCTTCCTCCTTTCTTGCTCTGTAGAATTTGCTGTAGGTCAAAGGCTTTTCTGACCGGAGCACCAGAGACTGTTGTGGCATCCTTTGGGAATCTAGGGGTCCTCTTCTTCTTCAGACAGATTTCACAGGGACAGAACTCATCCTCCACAGGCCCTGAATCTGACCTGATTCCTAAGGCTGTGGGCCCATCCTCCAGGGTGAGGGAGAGGGCACCCTGGCCAGGGAGGGCTGAGAGGTTGCGCAAGCCCTGAAGGCGACGCCTGCGCTGCTCTGTCTGTAAAGACgtctggcctctgagggcttCCCGGGGTGGTTCTGGAACCGTCTTCCCTGCCCGGCTCTGGATCTTTCTGATTTCCCTGACAGTGCTTGCCTGCAACCGTTGGCCCACATCCTGCTCCAGCTCCGTCACCATCTGGTCCAGCAGGTTGTTGTCATGAAGGTTCCATCGGGCTCGGAGTTCAGCTGTGGCATCAGCCAGGTGAGCCATGAAGGCTTTCTCTATCTTCTTCAGCAACTTGAACACCCAGATTGGGTCAGGGTCCAGAGATCCCTTGTGGGCCATGGATGTGTTTGTCTCCCTGGTTCCTGAGCTGGCCTTGATGCAGGCTTGCTTGCAGCCCCTTGCGCCCACTCTGGGCATCTCTTCCAATCCAAGCTCCAGTATGCGAGCACCTTGATGCTCACTAACCCTTGAGTTGCCCTCATTGAAATGCTGAGGGGACTCTGTGTGTTCCTCTCTCCCATCTAGGGGTCCCAGTTCTCCAGAGGCCGCATCAGTTCCTGCGTCATCTTTTGGCACTCTGGTGTCTTCTGGCGACCCTGCCCCATCCTGAGAGCCAGCTGCAAGCATTTCCTGACTGCAGACCCTAGCCCCTTCTTCTGGAAGCTCTTTTCCATGGACACTGTTTTCCTGTAGCCTTTCTCTTACTCTCGCTTCTGTTTCTTCTGACTGTGCATTCCCTTCCAGCATCGTGCTTTCGACCGATTCTTCTGGGGCACTGCCCCACGtctgcttcctgcctcctttACCTGCCTCCTCCCCACTGGTGGCACAAGCCCTTACCTGAGAGCCAGATGAGACTGTGGAATGAGTCTCTAgctctgtgtactcctggctcCTGGAATCAGGTCTTTGAGAGGGGATTTTCAAGGGCAAATCTATCTTCTCGGGAGCCAGGGTATTTTCCGTGACACAGGGCACACTGCTCTCACCTGAGCCTCCAGAGCCACTACTCACATCCACACCAGAAGAGGAGCTGGGTGTGAAGTCCTCAGTCCCCAACAGAGCCTGGTGTGAAGTGAGTCCTCTGAGGCCAAAGTCCAGCTGGCCTTGCCCAAGCTCACTCCCAGGCCACAGGGTCTGGGAGATACTCAGCATCTCCTGGTACTTAGGGGACTCTTCAAGCCTCACTTTGCCATCCAGGGGCCCCAGACCCTCATCAAAGAAATGGAGCTTGGCAAGGCAGGCAATAAGGGCCTCAGCAGAGCTGCTGAGCCTCTGGGCTACTGTGCTAGAGACCTCTGGTAGACTGCTGGGCCGGCCTGGCTTGGAGCCTAGCAAGGCCTTCATGATCTGTGTAGAGGTTGAGATCCTGGTGGGGAGTGCACATAGGCTCACACCATGGTCCGCTATGGTCCCTTCTCCTATTCCAGATTCTGCAGGAGCCTTGAGTCTTTCACCTGGTGTTGCGTCTGGATGCAGATCACCTCCCATTTTGGAGCACACAGAACCAGGTCCTGAGAGGACTTCTGCTGGCTCTGGGTGCTCATCAGTAACCTCTTCTGGGGGCTGCTGTCTGGCCTGAGTCAGTTCCCCCAGAACTTTCAAAGAACAGCCATCGCCCAGGTCCTCCTTGGGACCTTCTGGGCCATCATTGGGCACCTCTGTGGTCTCACCTGCCATCTCATATGTCATGAATACCGGCTTTTCTGGGATGTTGCCTAGCCACTCACGGACCACAGCATCTGGAGAGGTGTAAGGCAGAGCACTGGGTGTCACTCCACCATCCTCTTCCCGCTCCTCAAGGCTTCCCCTGATGCTAGGGGACTTCCTCAGCAGAGTCCTCCCGGCCCCTGCATAGCCATCGGCTCTACTGTGGTCACTGCTGGCTCTACTGCTGCTTGCAGGCTCCCTTCCAGAACATGTTTGTTCCTTGGATGGAGTTGGGCAGAAACTACTTCCCCCTAAGCAGGCCTCAGAGACAGAGGCCTGTGTCTGACCACTGGGGACTGTGAAGGGAGAAGATGGTGCAACCTGTAAGCGATCTTGGTAGGTTCTTGGATCTTCTGCCTCAGGCCATCTGTCCGGTAGCACAGAGGATGAGAAAGGCTCAGGGGTGGTCCCTGCCGTGTCCCGCAGGCAACCAACCTCTTCTCTGTGGACAGGTGAGGGAGTTGATGAGTGAGCCTGGCACTTGGTGTCCCCTACTGGCTCTGCAgagtgagtgctgggatgacaaaaGCTGGAAACACAGTCTGAGTCACTCATAGCCATGGTGGCGGCTTTGCTGGTGGCTTGTGTTTCCCGAAAATCAAGAGAACTAGAGCATGGGGATCTCAGATCCTCGGCCTGGTTTTCTGCACTGGATGAGTTTGAAGGAAATTGCTGTGCTGGGCTTCCTGGGCAGGCTTGTTCTCTTTCCGGAGGCACTGGCATTTGCAAGGCTGTGTCCAGTGAGGATTGAGTGTCCCTGCAATGGTAACACTGCCCGGCATGGCCTTTCTGAGCCACTTGGTAAGGGGCAGAGACACTGGGCAAGCACACAACACCAGCTGgcctcttctgctttctttgcCTCCGCTGGGCTGGGGCACGGGCAGGAACTGGGAgagcatctctctgtgtgttctgagaACCAGAATGGCCCGGAACCAGGGGCAGTCTCAGTACAGGCTCACCTCTGACCTCCCGCCACCTGGTGCCCTCACTATACTTCTCTGTCTGAAGACCCGGGTGGTTCAAAGGTAAGTGACTCTGGGTGGAAATATAGGGGTTGTCACCTTTGGTGACTTGCCCCTGGGAAGCCATGACCCTTGCCTGGCTTGAGCCTCTGTGGAGCTGACCACCACCCTCACTAGACTCCCCACAAGACTCGACATTGACTGATGTATCAGAAAGGGCTCTTTTTATACTTTGGGTCTCAGGTCTCAATCCACGGGGTCCTGTGTCCTGTAAGCAGGGGCTCTCACCAGATTCCAGCTCAGTCTCACTttgggaagaagctgaggagactGGTTGCAAGGTGTCACTGCCTGTCTCACCTTCTGGAGTCCAAGGACAGCAGGAGCCTGGCTGGACACTTCTAGGATGCCTACGAGTCGAGACTGGGCTGGAATTATCTTTGCCATGTCCTTTCCTATCACTGGCCCCCTGTCTCCAGTGGTTCTTGCATCTAGAGAGCTTAGCCAGACCCCATCTCCTTCGAGGTGTTGGCCTTGTGCCCTCAGGGGCAGTCAGGGGATTCCTCCATATGTCATAGCTGGGCCGTGACTGCTGGCCCACATCAAAAGCTCCCTGGCATCCTCCATCATAGGGACCCAGTCCCTGTGCCCCAGGCTCTAAGATGCCCCAAGGGTAGCCCTCCTGTCTGCAACAGAACCTGTCAGCCTCCCTCAGGTCCTGACCCTCTCCACTGGCTCCTGCGAAGACACtggcatgccccacccccaccctctggGACCACCGCAGGGTGTCCTCATCCAGAAGCTGGAAGCGGACTTTCATCTCCACAGACAGACTGCCATCCTCATTCATGCAGACCTTCTTCTCTACACCATCAGCAGCCACCAAGGAACCAGGTGGGGCAGGTGTGTCCTGAGGGCACCTGTCCAAAGCAGGTCCTGCCCAGGCTTGATGACCAGATGCTGGATGGTCACTGAGACCAGACCTCTCTGAAGCCAAGGAAAACTGCCGCAGCTTGCCGCCAGATCTGCCCCTCGAGTGTATGACACTCTGCTTGGTGTTTGGTCCCCAGCAACCTGTTACACAGTGgagcaagagagaagaaagcaaggcagTGAGCTACTGGAGAGGACAGCAGTGGGAGACAAGGACGGGGCCATTCTAGAAGGACCCATGGGTGACACAGAAAGGAAGAACTGAGGCTGAATCTCACCCAAAGCCACCAATTCCCCACTACTTCTGTGTCTGAGACCGACTTGTGCTGCTTCATCGTACAGCCATGCACACAGCACTTGCTGTACACTGAGTTGCTTCAAGAAGCTTCTTGCACAGAACATTTACTGCATAGTAATGCATGCTAAATAGGCACGGGCAcagtcagggtctagagagagtgTGGCATGGAAGGTGGAGCCACACAGTGGGAATTCATTAATCTGGAACAGAAGGCAGCTCAGGCTGCTGCCCAATATCTGACCATAAGCTGTAAACTGATGTGATGATTCCTGGTGACCCATCTCCCTCACAATGGCCAGGCTCTTGGGCTGAAGAAAGATTTCTAGAGGAAGTTTAAACATACATCATCAGTTCCTGAGACTCTAGCCTGCACCTCAGGTAGAAAACTCGAGTGGGTGCCACATGAGATGGAGAGTAGCCTTGGAGAAAAATGGAGTTCCAGCTGTTTCTCATTTTATCTCCTGAGCTATGCTTGGTGGGATGCACCTGTGTCCAGGAGGACAGACCTCATGAACACATCTGGACAGGAGAAAGCATCAGGCAAGCCTGTGGCTCTTCTGGCATGGCCTAACATTGTCTTTGATCATTTTCTTAACAGAGTCTCACAAAGGAGAGCCATTTGTTTATCCGCCAAACTCTTCCTATTATCAGCTCAGTAGTTTTGCTGTAATTTTATTCTGCATTTGCAAACTGTGACCTCAAAAtagcatatattttaataatgaagCCGAGACCCTGGCCCAGGGTGGGCTTTTTGATGGATCTATGTGTCTGGATGGATGGTCCATGGTTGTAGCATGTTTTAATCATTGTAACCTGCTGTAGACAAACACTGGTGCCTAAGGTGGCCGTCTCTCTGAAGGACTTAAATGCTCCACTCAACAGAGCTTGGAACCTCTATGATGGCATGTCCACTGGGAATCTTAATGGTTATTTTAGACCCTAAGAATCTTAAGCTCAAATTCTCTATGTTAAAATCTACACTGCTCCCAGGTGTCCCCAGAAATGCTCTGCTCAGTTAAAGCTGATGGATGGAGAAAGAAGCAAGAGAGACTCAACATAGGTTAAAGAGCAAGGAACTGGGTCAAAGCATCTTTCCTGTGAGTATGGAACTGATAACTACCAATCTGGTGGAGCCGATGTCCCATTTGAAAGAAACTGGGAAGCCCCAGAACCCACTCACCACGTTCATTCCTTGCAGTCACACCAGATAACATTCTGGTCCTGTTCCCTCTCTCATTTTCCATCTCCAGACGTTTGAAGGCCTCGTTCCCAGCACATACCAGCAGGGAGGGGCCATCCAGGAGTGTCTGCAGAGAGTCCACCTGAAAGAGGTTAACACAGAGTTGGGAGCCTGGTCTGAGAGCCCCTCTGCTTTTGAAGGCCGGGGAAGGAAgatccatctcctcagcccttctTGACTCTTATATACCACATCCCATGCCTTTATCACTAGCCAGGGGCTGAGAACCCACTGCCTTCTAGAAGATTCCTTTCTCTGTTCTCACCAGCTGAGAGTCTGTGACCACAGGTTACTTTAGATAGAAAAGAGGTTGGGACCGCTAAGGTGCTTCCCGGAGCATATCTACCTTCTAGAATATGCTTTGTAAAGTGCTTGCAGCAGAATGTTCAATACCTCCATTTGGAGATCTAATTCTTACCTAACCTTATCGTTTGCCCAGGTGGAGTCCTCTCCAGTATTTGACAACTTTCCAGTATAAATCAAACCAGTTGCCTCTACTTGACTGAATGAATGAGGGCAGAGCACAGCTCTCCCAGGGAGCCCCTCTATTCTCAAATTCTACCCTTTCCTTAGACCCACCAGCAGGAGAACATGTTTCTGCCCACTCTCCTCCTACTCCCCACTCCTGGCTCAGGGCCCATCACTCCAGTAAATAGGACTTTACTCTAAGTGTATTTCTCTAGCCTCTGCGGCCCTGTACATCTAAAGGCCTGTGCTACAGTTACATGCTCAGCAGTGTACAGTATCAGGGGGCTCGAAAGGGTGTGTTCTTTCGAATAATTTCAAATTAGAAGGGTGTGTTCAGGAACAACGAGATaccccaccaccactaccatgaAACTATTAGAATGACCAAACCACAGAGCAATGACGGCATCAAATGCAAGGAGGCAGGACATCAGGACCTGTCACTTATGGAAGAAAAGTGGTCTCGCCAATCTGGAAATCAGTTTCTTGCAAAACCAAGCATGTGAGCCAACAATCATGCTCCCTAGTATATATCCAGAGGGCACATATCCTTCCCCTGCCACACACAACTCTATTATACTCCTTAACATCCAGCCTAGTTCATTTAAAGTCCCCTTTGTTCTTTTCAACTTGGAGGTGGATTTATTCTTTGGGTAGATCTCTGTTCCATCTCACAGCCATAGCATCAAGTACTGAGGAGACAGTGGTGTGCCAGAGACTCTTGCATTACAGACCCACTCGGGGAACATGGAAGGTGTGGAGGGATGTTCAGGAGGTTTTGGATTCAGAATGGAATAGACTTTGTTTTGGTTAAAGATGGTCCTTGTTACAGAAGGAACAATAGCTGTGTAGTGGCTAGGCATTCCACTTGAGAGCGAGGGACTCGGAAGGACCAACATTGGAGGTCTGCTGGTAAGGGACTCTAGAGAAGCAGCTCCCAAAGGCTCCCCAACAATTGTCTAGTGAGTGAAGGCATACTTGTCATTGGTAAGTGGTCACAAAAAGGTGAGCATCACATAGACAGATGGCCCAATCAGTGAATGTCAGGTTTTCTCTCACCAGCTACCCAAAGCCCATTCAGCCAGCTCGTGAGCAGGAGCAGCACAAACACAGCAGCATGAACAAGCAATACCAACACCACTCCTTCAGGCACAGCTGGCCTGTGTCTTCTCAGAGGATGTTCCTGGGGAGACTAACAAAGCTGAAGTGGCTATGGCAGACTATTCCCTCCAGAGGGCCTGGGAGTTGAGATGTAGCTGTGCTTGTTGAGCATCTCAAGCTTGGCTGTCAGCCTCACCGATGTGTTCTCAAACTCAGTATTCACAGTGCTACCTGCAGGATGTGGTGAGTCATCTCTGTAGACCCAGCCCCGATCTCACACTCCCGCTTTCTAGACCTGGCCCCTAATTCCCGCATTAAATCTCTTGATGCTCAAGGTACCTTGGGTGATCCGTTTCCTGCACTAAACTCAGATGGAAATGGCCTGTTGAGAGGACTGCATAACAAATGAGAAACATGTGTAAGGCTCAGGGCCTGCTGTGTGCTAAGTACTTACTAAATGGGAGCTTTGAGTAGAGTGgccatgtgtgtgcgtgcacgcaagtatgtgtgtgcacatgtgcttatgcatgtgcatgtgcaagaatgtgcatgtgcgtgtgtgtgtgtgcttgtgcatgtgcaagcatggatgtgtgcacatgcatacatgcatgcatgcttgtgtgtgcctgactcaggttctcatgctgacatagcaagcactccaccaactgagccatttccccaagtCTGATGGTTGCTGTTTGATTAACAGATTTGACCTCGTGTCTCCGTTAATTTGCAGTGGGCAGTCATGGCTGCCTTACTCATCCATCTATGTATTTGACCCAGGGTCCAAAGGAAATACTTGCCCCACAGCCTACCTTCTTCCCGCAGATTGTGTACACCTGTTTGACAGGAAAGCGTAGAAGCTCAGAGGCTTTGCTGAGAAAGGCTGCCAGATTCCTGGTGTTCTTGtgactgagaaccactgtctgCTGGCATCTAGGATCCCCATTCTTCACCAGTGTCAGCCTCCTTGGGGCCCTGGGACCCTTCCAGGAATAGGATGTTACTGGGGCTTCACCGCCACCTTCAAAAACCTGTGACTGCCCAGCAGAGGGGCTTTTCCGTTGAAGCTGGCCTGTGTCTCTTGGAGTTTTAGGGGGCTTCCTATCAGAGCAGAGGTAGCAGCCCCCATCTTGCAGCTGCTCCAGGGCACTGAGGCCATGCAAACCCCGGGGTGTGGTGACAGAACGCACCCCAAAGGAAAGAGGCATGCGCTGAGACAGCTCATCCATTAGGGCGCTGAAGGTCTTGAAAGTGCGCTGGTGAACAGCCAGGCGAACCCCAGCAAACTGGGGATCTCCTCGCTTGAGGAAGGTTATCTTCTTGGCCGGTGTCACCTCAGTAACGGAGGGAGTGTGAGCCACAGAGGGCAGGAGACACTGCCGGTGGCTTGGTGCAGGCT
Proteins encoded:
- the Rp1l1 gene encoding retinitis pigmentosa 1-like 1 protein isoform X2; this encodes MNSTPGDTRDAPAPSQPAPSHRQCLLPSVAHTPSVTEVTPAKKITFLKRGDPQFAGVRLAVHQRTFKTFSALMDELSQRMPLSFGVRSVTTPRGLHGLSALEQLQDGGCYLCSDRKPPKTPRDTGQLQRKSPSAGQSQVFEGGGEAPVTSYSWKGPRAPRRLTLVKNGDPRCQQTVVLSHKNTRNLAAFLSKASELLRFPVKQVYTICGKKVDSLQTLLDGPSLLVCAGNEAFKRLEMENERGNRTRMLSGVTARNERGCWGPNTKQSVIHSRGRSGGKLRQFSLASERSGLSDHPASGHQAWAGPALDRCPQDTPAPPGSLVAADGVEKKVCMNEDGSLSVEMKVRFQLLDEDTLRWSQRVGVGHASVFAGASGEGQDLREADRFCCRQEGYPWGILEPGAQGLGPYDGGCQGAFDVGQQSRPSYDIWRNPLTAPEGTRPTPRRRWGLAKLSRCKNHWRQGASDRKGHGKDNSSPVSTRRHPRSVQPGSCCPWTPEGETGSDTLQPVSSASSQSETELESGESPCLQDTGPRGLRPETQSIKRALSDTSVNVESCGESSEGGGQLHRGSSQARVMASQGQVTKGDNPYISTQSHLPLNHPGLQTEKYSEGTRWREVRGEPVLRLPLVPGHSGSQNTQRDALPVPARAPAQRRQRKQKRPAGVVCLPSVSAPYQVAQKGHAGQCYHCRDTQSSLDTALQMPVPPEREQACPGSPAQQFPSNSSSAENQAEDLRSPCSSSLDFRETQATSKAATMAMSDSDCVSSFCHPSTHSAEPVGDTKCQAHSSTPSPVHREEVGCLRDTAGTTPEPFSSSVLPDRWPEAEDPRTYQDRLQVAPSSPFTVPSGQTQASVSEACLGGSSFCPTPSKEQTCSGREPASSSRASSDHSRADGYAGAGRTLLRKSPSIRGSLEEREEDGGVTPSALPYTSPDAVVREWLGNIPEKPVFMTYEMAGETTEVPNDGPEGPKEDLGDGCSLKVLGELTQARQQPPEEVTDEHPEPAEVLSGPGSVCSKMGGDLHPDATPGERLKAPAESGIGEGTIADHGVSLCALPTRISTSTQIMKALLGSKPGRPSSLPEVSSTVAQRLSSSAEALIACLAKLHFFDEGLGPLDGKVRLEESPKYQEMLSISQTLWPGSELGQGQLDFGLRGLTSHQALLGTEDFTPSSSSGVDVSSGSGGSGESSVPCVTENTLAPEKIDLPLKIPSQRPDSRSQEYTELETHSTVSSGSQVRACATSGEEAGKGGRKQTWGSAPEESVESTMLEGNAQSEETEARVRERLQENSVHGKELPEEGARVCSQEMLAAGSQDGAGSPEDTRVPKDDAGTDAASGELGPLDGREEHTESPQHFNEGNSRVSEHQGARILELGLEEMPRVGARGCKQACIKASSGTRETNTSMAHKGSLDPDPIWVFKLLKKIEKAFMAHLADATAELRARWNLHDNNLLDQMVTELEQDVGQRLQASTVREIRKIQSRAGKTVPEPPREALRGQTSLQTEQRRRRLQGLRNLSALPGQGALSLTLEDGPTALGIRSDSGPVEDEFCPCEICLKKKRTPRFPKDATTVSGAPVRKAFDLQQILQSKKGGSSSREAIEVAPQKTGMMLSQEDPRTDQGADEKQGLRLAQGLGVTEGEEGEGEQRLKAEQGTEILKTEGSGCHVLEEDTATEEDGKICIGTVQESQQLEGTEIRKEETLHQSLRDEGNSEAPAGEGAHSMEIQEASTDRQTEVESKSQDVKKDSPWVSSGESQERVGSDNTSLDQEGRLPNHYQRPVPQSHYTECSSRASSLDNCSQVSQKGSDGDFLRDLKRTKAKNSRILHAERKVPIMYPESSSEQEEAPSSPQPPKQGKGEDEQSAGSVAHTQVGDRVDGFGQDDLDF
- the Rp1l1 gene encoding retinitis pigmentosa 1-like 1 protein isoform X1, producing MVMLEDAEMLCDIVMPEDMLTESCLALHIMNSTPGDTRDAPAPSQPAPSHRQCLLPSVAHTPSVTEVTPAKKITFLKRGDPQFAGVRLAVHQRTFKTFSALMDELSQRMPLSFGVRSVTTPRGLHGLSALEQLQDGGCYLCSDRKPPKTPRDTGQLQRKSPSAGQSQVFEGGGEAPVTSYSWKGPRAPRRLTLVKNGDPRCQQTVVLSHKNTRNLAAFLSKASELLRFPVKQVYTICGKKVDSLQTLLDGPSLLVCAGNEAFKRLEMENERGNRTRMLSGVTARNERGCWGPNTKQSVIHSRGRSGGKLRQFSLASERSGLSDHPASGHQAWAGPALDRCPQDTPAPPGSLVAADGVEKKVCMNEDGSLSVEMKVRFQLLDEDTLRWSQRVGVGHASVFAGASGEGQDLREADRFCCRQEGYPWGILEPGAQGLGPYDGGCQGAFDVGQQSRPSYDIWRNPLTAPEGTRPTPRRRWGLAKLSRCKNHWRQGASDRKGHGKDNSSPVSTRRHPRSVQPGSCCPWTPEGETGSDTLQPVSSASSQSETELESGESPCLQDTGPRGLRPETQSIKRALSDTSVNVESCGESSEGGGQLHRGSSQARVMASQGQVTKGDNPYISTQSHLPLNHPGLQTEKYSEGTRWREVRGEPVLRLPLVPGHSGSQNTQRDALPVPARAPAQRRQRKQKRPAGVVCLPSVSAPYQVAQKGHAGQCYHCRDTQSSLDTALQMPVPPEREQACPGSPAQQFPSNSSSAENQAEDLRSPCSSSLDFRETQATSKAATMAMSDSDCVSSFCHPSTHSAEPVGDTKCQAHSSTPSPVHREEVGCLRDTAGTTPEPFSSSVLPDRWPEAEDPRTYQDRLQVAPSSPFTVPSGQTQASVSEACLGGSSFCPTPSKEQTCSGREPASSSRASSDHSRADGYAGAGRTLLRKSPSIRGSLEEREEDGGVTPSALPYTSPDAVVREWLGNIPEKPVFMTYEMAGETTEVPNDGPEGPKEDLGDGCSLKVLGELTQARQQPPEEVTDEHPEPAEVLSGPGSVCSKMGGDLHPDATPGERLKAPAESGIGEGTIADHGVSLCALPTRISTSTQIMKALLGSKPGRPSSLPEVSSTVAQRLSSSAEALIACLAKLHFFDEGLGPLDGKVRLEESPKYQEMLSISQTLWPGSELGQGQLDFGLRGLTSHQALLGTEDFTPSSSSGVDVSSGSGGSGESSVPCVTENTLAPEKIDLPLKIPSQRPDSRSQEYTELETHSTVSSGSQVRACATSGEEAGKGGRKQTWGSAPEESVESTMLEGNAQSEETEARVRERLQENSVHGKELPEEGARVCSQEMLAAGSQDGAGSPEDTRVPKDDAGTDAASGELGPLDGREEHTESPQHFNEGNSRVSEHQGARILELGLEEMPRVGARGCKQACIKASSGTRETNTSMAHKGSLDPDPIWVFKLLKKIEKAFMAHLADATAELRARWNLHDNNLLDQMVTELEQDVGQRLQASTVREIRKIQSRAGKTVPEPPREALRGQTSLQTEQRRRRLQGLRNLSALPGQGALSLTLEDGPTALGIRSDSGPVEDEFCPCEICLKKKRTPRFPKDATTVSGAPVRKAFDLQQILQSKKGGSSSREAIEVAPQKTGMMLSQEDPRTDQGADEKQGLRLAQGLGVTEGEEGEGEQRLKAEQGTEILKTEGSGCHVLEEDTATEEDGKICIGTVQESQQLEGTEIRKEETLHQSLRDEGNSEAPAGEGAHSMEIQEASTDRQTEVESKSQDVKKDSPWVSSGESQERVGSDNTSLDQEGRLPNHYQRPVPQSHYTECSSRASSLDNCSQVSQKGSDGDFLRDLKRTKAKNSRILHAERKVPIMYPESSSEQEEAPSSPQPPKQGKGEDEQSAGSVAHTQVGDRVDGFGQDDLDF